In Haloarcula salinisoli, one genomic interval encodes:
- a CDS encoding glycosyl hydrolase family 28-related protein — translation MATLNVQDYGAVGDGNSDDTAAINDAIADAGTGDTVLIPATADDYLVSTDNRAAVDFTGVADDVTITGEGPGSSLKMGDVTDRNNQWVIGAEADRGALSGISIRKLTIDGSRDVNGDESTMGFNLYPGGGGHDIRVEDLVLENCAGTGFANRGSGSVTLRRITSRNNGLHGFDFTGAGEALDTDAQSIKSVDNDGVGIDFHNGTHIAEDVYCDSNRSGTKMGASGGPADSVTLRNANLRNARGNSGFRETMPDGTNTDVTLDTVQVIDAELHGFRLSNAANYTITEILTDSTGYGPDNRAPIYITDSASVDADIVRVQNSDYGPGIRNDSPESSAIADYYHYNNPDGALDDNSGSLSIGSQYDEESGELNVPGANDVGAFTSSSGTVEEEEPAPAPTDEPATYRTNFTSDEVGATPTDWSPEFASSSDDWSVVAESSPAGESVLRFDSTANDRHALSYDPVGTASDAELLGLFRLSDLAQSISDGGRLMLRGSGTGDSETAYFFNAAAGTFSIWRYVDGDSEILTEWGTPSDQEWLFARFQASGDSLRARVWPVDASEPDSWDATVQDTSIASGWVGVGSYSEVADDWGFVGVGIGGEPAPMPDLQQDESTSYSRNAVISTLNGTIETE, via the coding sequence ATGGCGACACTCAACGTTCAGGACTACGGTGCAGTAGGCGACGGGAACAGCGACGACACGGCCGCGATAAACGACGCCATCGCCGACGCGGGGACGGGCGATACCGTCCTGATTCCGGCCACGGCCGACGACTACCTCGTCAGCACGGACAACCGCGCTGCTGTCGACTTCACTGGTGTCGCCGACGACGTGACCATCACCGGTGAGGGGCCGGGGTCGAGCCTCAAGATGGGCGACGTGACCGACCGGAACAACCAGTGGGTCATCGGCGCCGAAGCCGACAGGGGCGCGCTCTCGGGCATCAGTATCCGGAAGCTCACAATCGACGGGAGCCGCGACGTCAACGGCGACGAGTCGACGATGGGGTTCAATCTCTATCCCGGCGGCGGCGGCCACGACATCCGGGTGGAAGACCTGGTGCTGGAGAACTGTGCCGGGACCGGATTCGCCAACCGCGGTTCCGGCTCGGTGACGCTCCGGCGAATCACCTCTCGGAACAACGGACTCCACGGGTTCGACTTTACCGGTGCCGGCGAGGCGCTCGACACCGACGCCCAGTCGATAAAATCGGTGGACAACGACGGGGTTGGAATCGACTTCCACAACGGGACCCACATCGCGGAGGACGTCTACTGTGACAGCAATCGGAGCGGGACGAAGATGGGCGCGTCCGGCGGCCCGGCCGACAGCGTGACGCTTCGGAACGCGAACCTCCGGAACGCCCGGGGCAACAGCGGCTTCCGTGAGACGATGCCCGACGGCACGAACACGGACGTCACACTCGACACCGTCCAGGTAATCGACGCGGAGCTCCACGGCTTTCGCCTCTCCAACGCCGCGAACTACACCATCACCGAGATACTCACCGATAGCACGGGCTACGGCCCGGACAACCGGGCGCCGATTTACATCACCGATTCGGCGTCGGTCGACGCCGATATCGTCCGGGTGCAAAACTCCGACTACGGACCGGGCATCCGAAACGACTCCCCCGAGTCGAGCGCTATCGCGGACTACTACCACTACAACAACCCCGACGGCGCCCTCGACGACAACTCCGGCAGCCTCTCCATCGGCAGCCAGTACGACGAGGAGTCGGGCGAACTGAACGTCCCCGGCGCCAACGACGTCGGTGCGTTCACCAGTAGCTCGGGAACTGTGGAAGAAGAGGAGCCCGCACCGGCACCGACCGACGAGCCAGCCACCTACCGGACGAACTTCACGAGCGACGAGGTCGGCGCCACGCCGACCGACTGGTCGCCGGAGTTCGCTTCGAGCAGCGACGACTGGTCCGTAGTGGCGGAGAGCTCCCCCGCGGGCGAGAGCGTCTTGCGGTTCGATTCGACTGCGAACGACCGGCACGCGCTATCCTACGACCCGGTCGGCACTGCCAGCGACGCGGAGCTGCTGGGTCTGTTCCGTCTCAGCGACCTCGCACAGTCTATCTCCGACGGCGGTCGGTTGATGCTGCGCGGGTCCGGGACCGGCGATTCGGAGACTGCGTACTTCTTCAACGCAGCCGCCGGGACCTTCAGCATCTGGCGGTACGTCGACGGCGACTCCGAGATTCTGACGGAGTGGGGGACACCGTCCGACCAGGAGTGGCTTTTTGCCCGCTTCCAGGCATCTGGCGACAGTCTACGGGCCCGGGTCTGGCCCGTCGACGCGAGCGAACCCGACTCGTGGGACGCGACGGTCCAGGACACGAGCATCGCTTCGGGCTGGGTCGGCGTCGGGTCCTACAGCGAGGTCGCCGACGACTGGGGGTTCGTCGGCGTCGGCATCGGCGGCGAGCCCGCACCGATGCCGGACCTGCAACAGGACGAGTCCACGTCCTACAGCCGCAACGCGGTAATCAGTACGCTGAACGGGACGATAGAGACGGAGTGA
- a CDS encoding Gfo/Idh/MocA family protein: protein MGYNIGFIGTGADPDDPDQDGFAMAYRHAAGYEALDNCQLTACADIVRENAERFAVEYHIEHVYKQYERMLAETQPDIVSVCVPPGLHADIVIDCAETGVPDAIHCEKPMAKTWGDCRAMVEACEAEGVQLSFNHQKRFGGPVREAKRLLEDGAIGELERLEFSEEHLYDTGTHVFDICSYMTDGEPVDWVMGQVDYREENVWFGAHNENHGLTTWAYADGTRGLAMTGAGSDFVDCYLRLRGSEGCLEIGATGGPPLRLRQGNGWTGVDTNREGIHGTAPSRLGRVRNRLVDALPFVATDSGPSATYTERAIAEVVGALDAGRPPEIGGRAALRSTELIFASWESARRRARIDLPLDIDDNPLESMVEAGELSPQPAD from the coding sequence ATGGGATACAACATTGGATTTATCGGCACAGGGGCGGATCCGGACGACCCGGACCAGGACGGGTTCGCGATGGCCTACCGGCACGCGGCGGGCTACGAAGCGCTCGATAACTGCCAGCTGACGGCGTGTGCGGACATCGTCCGCGAGAACGCGGAGCGCTTCGCCGTCGAGTACCACATCGAACACGTCTACAAACAGTACGAGCGGATGCTCGCCGAGACACAGCCCGACATCGTCAGCGTCTGCGTGCCGCCGGGGCTGCACGCCGACATCGTCATCGACTGCGCCGAGACCGGCGTGCCCGACGCCATCCACTGTGAGAAGCCCATGGCCAAGACCTGGGGCGACTGCCGGGCGATGGTCGAGGCCTGCGAGGCCGAGGGCGTTCAGCTGAGTTTCAACCATCAGAAGCGCTTTGGCGGCCCCGTCCGCGAGGCCAAGCGGCTGCTAGAGGACGGCGCTATCGGCGAGCTCGAACGCCTGGAGTTCAGCGAGGAGCACCTCTACGACACCGGGACGCACGTCTTCGATATCTGTTCGTACATGACCGACGGCGAGCCCGTCGACTGGGTGATGGGCCAGGTGGATTACCGCGAGGAGAACGTCTGGTTCGGCGCGCACAACGAGAACCACGGGCTGACGACGTGGGCCTACGCGGACGGGACCCGCGGGCTGGCGATGACCGGTGCGGGGAGTGACTTCGTCGACTGCTATCTCCGCCTGCGCGGGAGCGAAGGCTGTCTCGAAATCGGTGCGACCGGAGGCCCGCCGCTCCGGCTCCGCCAGGGTAACGGGTGGACGGGGGTCGACACGAATCGCGAAGGCATCCACGGCACGGCGCCGAGCCGACTCGGACGGGTGCGGAATCGCCTGGTCGACGCGCTCCCGTTCGTCGCCACCGACAGCGGTCCCAGTGCGACCTACACCGAGCGTGCCATCGCCGAGGTCGTAGGGGCACTGGACGCGGGGCGGCCGCCGGAAATCGGCGGCCGGGCAGCGTTGCGGTCGACCGAGCTAATCTTCGCGAGCTGGGAGTCAGCACGACGTCGCGCCCGCATCGACCTGCCGCTCGACATCGACGACAACCCGCTCGAGAGCATGGTCGAGGCGGGCGAGCTCAGTCCGCAGCCAGCCGACTGA
- a CDS encoding glycosyltransferase family 4 protein, whose amino-acid sequence MYQAVVSAMNHPDPYNPYMGLFNARSFASLGAQGVDLDVVSPRPRAPPVGPYSEYGRIPAEHDYGPYDVSYPRFAYLLPQKLFKYTLSSRSIQKMLPAYLEANVATPDICHAGHIHYDGYGLLPYCRENDIPLTVMGRGKILNNYHDLATVSQRKIRATLEYADGILCVSDSLAQIAQDIVDEPKATVLPNGADPSRYPTENESQIRSEMGLDPETTVVLFCGGYTERKGIHEIREAIDDIDHDDVHMVFAGHYGDLRADLIDSLQASPVDSYQVLWEVPPLALRRWFAVADIFMLPSHAEGRPNTVYESMASETAVVASEVSGIPEQVVDGESGRLIPPRDPGALAAALDRLIEDETTRNRFAENGLARLRSKGWTWEAHGERLADIHESILDGDWDPSRRTTPATHTDPLVKPT is encoded by the coding sequence ATGTACCAGGCAGTGGTCAGTGCGATGAACCATCCCGACCCGTACAACCCGTACATGGGGCTGTTCAACGCTCGTTCGTTCGCCTCTCTCGGTGCGCAGGGCGTGGACTTAGACGTCGTCTCCCCGCGACCACGGGCCCCACCCGTCGGTCCGTACTCTGAGTACGGACGGATTCCCGCGGAGCACGACTACGGGCCCTACGACGTGTCGTATCCGCGTTTCGCGTACCTGTTGCCACAGAAGCTTTTCAAATACACGCTCTCCTCGCGGTCGATACAGAAGATGCTGCCCGCGTATCTCGAGGCGAACGTCGCCACGCCGGACATCTGTCACGCCGGGCACATCCACTACGACGGCTACGGTCTCCTGCCCTACTGCAGAGAAAACGACATTCCGCTCACGGTCATGGGTCGCGGGAAGATACTGAACAACTACCACGACCTGGCCACCGTCAGCCAGCGGAAGATACGGGCGACCTTAGAGTACGCCGACGGCATTCTCTGTGTGAGCGACTCGCTGGCCCAGATTGCACAGGATATCGTGGACGAACCGAAGGCGACGGTGTTGCCAAACGGGGCGGACCCGTCCCGGTATCCCACCGAGAACGAATCCCAGATACGGTCCGAGATGGGACTGGACCCCGAGACGACCGTCGTGCTGTTCTGTGGCGGGTACACGGAACGGAAGGGGATTCACGAGATACGCGAGGCCATCGACGATATCGACCACGACGACGTCCACATGGTCTTTGCCGGCCACTACGGCGACCTGCGGGCCGACCTCATCGACTCGTTGCAGGCAAGTCCCGTCGACTCCTACCAGGTCCTCTGGGAGGTGCCGCCCCTGGCGCTCCGGCGATGGTTCGCCGTCGCGGACATCTTCATGCTGCCGAGCCACGCCGAGGGCAGGCCAAACACCGTGTACGAATCGATGGCCAGCGAGACCGCCGTCGTCGCCTCCGAGGTCTCTGGCATCCCCGAGCAGGTCGTAGACGGGGAGAGCGGCCGCCTGATACCGCCCAGAGACCCCGGCGCGCTCGCGGCCGCGCTCGACAGACTGATCGAAGACGAGACCACCCGGAACCGGTTCGCCGAGAACGGGCTGGCGCGGCTCCGCTCGAAGGGCTGGACCTGGGAGGCACACGGCGAGCGACTCGCCGATATCCACGAGTCGATTCTGGACGGGGACTGGGACCCCTCGCGTCGAACCACCCCTGCCACCCACACCGACCCGCTGGTCAAACCCACGTAG